A stretch of the Gossypium hirsutum isolate 1008001.06 chromosome D07, Gossypium_hirsutum_v2.1, whole genome shotgun sequence genome encodes the following:
- the LOC107932195 gene encoding ethylene-responsive transcription factor ERF017: protein MVKHLSEKSAVETSDSRFKGVRKRKWGKWVSEIRLPNSRERIWLGSHETAEKAARAFDAALFCLRGRSAKFNFPDNPPEIAGGTSLSPHEIQAAAARFANSEPSTIHSEQTDSAFQMESPSPSVSDATVQFDGSAMDLLTMGSGNGVSDYGIFPGFDDFSSDVLGSSMLNIGDEDENFDGILIPGSFLWNF from the coding sequence ATGGTGAAACACCTTAGCGAGAAATCTGCGGTTGAAACGAGCGATTCAAGGTTCAAAGGTGTACGTAAGCGAAAATGGGGGAAATGGGTATCTGAAATCAGGCTACCAAACAGTAGAGAAAGGATTTGGTTAGGTTCTCATGAAACCGCCGAGAAAGCGGCGCGTGCATTCGACGCCGCTCTTTTTTGCTTACGCGGCCGTTCTGCTAAATTCAATTTCCCTGATAACCCACCCGAGATAGCCGGCGGTACGTCTTTATCTCCCCATGAAATCCAAGCCGCCGCAGCGAGGTTCGCGAACTCGGAGCCTTCGACGATCCATTCGGAGCAAACTGATTCTGCGTTCCAAATGGAGTCACCGTCGCCGTCAGTTTCGGACGCGACGGTACAATTCGACGGGTCGGCTATGGATCTATTGACGATGGGTTCGGGTAATGGTGTTTCGGATTATGGGATTTTCCCTggatttgatgatttttcaagtgATGTTTTGGGATCATCGATGCTTAACATTGGTGATGAAGATGAAAATTTTGATGGGATTTTGATTCCGGGATCATTTCTTTGGAATTTTTAG